In Nycticebus coucang isolate mNycCou1 chromosome 24, mNycCou1.pri, whole genome shotgun sequence, a single window of DNA contains:
- the VDAC3 gene encoding voltage-dependent anion-selective channel protein 3 isoform X2 has protein sequence MSSIKDMEFSTSGHAYTDTGKASGNLETKYKVCNYGLTFTQKWNTDNTLGTEISLENKLAEGLKLTLDTIFVPNTGKKSGKLKASYKRDCFSLGSNVDIDFSGPTIYGWAVLAFEGWLAGYQMSFDTAKSKLSQNNFALGYKAADFQLHTHVNDGTEFGGSIYQKVNEKIETSINLAWTAGSNNTRFGIAAKYKLDCRTSLSAKVNNASLIGLGYTQTLRPGVKLTLSALIDGKNFNAGGHKVGLGFELEA, from the exons ATGTCTTCAATAAAGGATATG GAATTTTCTACTTCTGGTCATGCTTACACTGATACAGGGAAAGCGTCAGGCAACCTCGAGACCAAATACAAGGTCTGTAACTATGGACTTACCTTCACCCAAAAATGGAACACAGACAATACTCTGGGGACAGAAATCTCTTTGGAGAATAAG ttggcTGAAGGGTTGAAATTGACTCTTGATACCATATTTGTACCGAACACAGG AAAGAAGAGTGGGAAATTAAAGGCTTCCTATAAACGGGATTGTTTCAGTCTTGGCAGTAATGTTGATATAGATTTTTCTGGACCAACCATCTATGGCTGGGCTGTGTTGGCCTTTGAAGGTTGGCTTGCTGGCTATCAGATGAGTTTTGACACAGCCAAATCCAAACTGTCACAGAATAATTTTGCCCTGGGTTACAAGGCTGCAGACTTCCAGCTGCACACTCATGT GAACGATGGCACTGAATTTGGAGGTTCCATCTACCAGAAGGTTAATGAGAAGATTGAAACTTCAATAAACCTTGCTTGGACAGCTGGCAGTAATAATACCCGTTTTGGCATCGCTGCTAAATACAAGCTGGATTGTAGAACTTCTCTATCT GCTAAAGTAAATAATGCCAGCTTGATTGGACTGGGTTATACTCAGACCCTTCGACCAG GAGTCAAACTGACCTTATCAGCTTTAATTGATGGGAAGAACTTCAATGCAGGAGGTCACAAGGTTGGGTTGGGATTTGAACTGGAAGCTTAA
- the VDAC3 gene encoding voltage-dependent anion-selective channel protein 3 isoform X1: MCNTPTYCDLGKAAKDVFNKGYGFGMVKIDLKTKSCSGVEFSTSGHAYTDTGKASGNLETKYKVCNYGLTFTQKWNTDNTLGTEISLENKLAEGLKLTLDTIFVPNTGKKSGKLKASYKRDCFSLGSNVDIDFSGPTIYGWAVLAFEGWLAGYQMSFDTAKSKLSQNNFALGYKAADFQLHTHVNDGTEFGGSIYQKVNEKIETSINLAWTAGSNNTRFGIAAKYKLDCRTSLSAKVNNASLIGLGYTQTLRPGVKLTLSALIDGKNFNAGGHKVGLGFELEA; the protein is encoded by the exons ATGTGTAACACACCGACTTACTGTGACTTAGGAAAGGCTGCCAAGGATGTCTTCAATAAAGGATATG GGTTTGGCATGGTCAAAATAGATCTGAAAACCAAGTCTTGTAGTGGAGTG GAATTTTCTACTTCTGGTCATGCTTACACTGATACAGGGAAAGCGTCAGGCAACCTCGAGACCAAATACAAGGTCTGTAACTATGGACTTACCTTCACCCAAAAATGGAACACAGACAATACTCTGGGGACAGAAATCTCTTTGGAGAATAAG ttggcTGAAGGGTTGAAATTGACTCTTGATACCATATTTGTACCGAACACAGG AAAGAAGAGTGGGAAATTAAAGGCTTCCTATAAACGGGATTGTTTCAGTCTTGGCAGTAATGTTGATATAGATTTTTCTGGACCAACCATCTATGGCTGGGCTGTGTTGGCCTTTGAAGGTTGGCTTGCTGGCTATCAGATGAGTTTTGACACAGCCAAATCCAAACTGTCACAGAATAATTTTGCCCTGGGTTACAAGGCTGCAGACTTCCAGCTGCACACTCATGT GAACGATGGCACTGAATTTGGAGGTTCCATCTACCAGAAGGTTAATGAGAAGATTGAAACTTCAATAAACCTTGCTTGGACAGCTGGCAGTAATAATACCCGTTTTGGCATCGCTGCTAAATACAAGCTGGATTGTAGAACTTCTCTATCT GCTAAAGTAAATAATGCCAGCTTGATTGGACTGGGTTATACTCAGACCCTTCGACCAG GAGTCAAACTGACCTTATCAGCTTTAATTGATGGGAAGAACTTCAATGCAGGAGGTCACAAGGTTGGGTTGGGATTTGAACTGGAAGCTTAA